One Algoriphagus sp. Y33 genomic window, GGATACTTTTCCAGGCGGTAGACTTTTTTGGCTGCATACAATGGTCAGTTTAAAGGAGGTGAAAATTAATCCAAAGGACAAAAATAAGGAAGAATTTAATTATTTAGATTTAATCTAATAAAGAATTGAAAAAATCGTAATCTGCCTAAAGAGAGCTACTTCAACCGGTTAGACAGAAGATTGACTTACTAAACGCTCTTTATTAAAAACAAGTATTTAATAATCAATCAGTTAACAAAAAATACCCAAAAAACCGCTTATTAAGAAGTGATTTTAAACCCCATTTTTAAAATTTGAAGCAAATACCTCATCACAATGTTTAATTTAAACCCATTATTTGATATTTTAACGAAAAATGTTCAATTTATCAGAAATTTTTAAACCAGCTTTTACTAAAATAACACAATCAACAACCAAATCATCAAGTAAAAGACCCCATGCTCGAAAAAGTGTTAAACCAACAGGAAACCCTAGAAAGAATCAAAAGCGGCGATGAGTCAGCATTCATTGAAGTATATGACCTTTACTGGAAGCAACTGTTCAATTTCGGCTATAAAAAGCTCAGCAAGAAAGAGATTGTGGAAGGAATTGTACAGGAGGTATTTATTGATCTTTGGACCAAACGGGCTAAACTTGAAATTCACACCTCCCTCTCCTCGTATCTATTCACTTCTGTGAATTACAAAATCATCAACAAGTACAAATCCCAAAGTATTAGAGACAAATATTCGGAGGAGGAAAAATCCAAAGGAGAACAGAACAGCGCTTCCACCGAAGAAAAAATCCTCTTCAACGACCTGAAATCAAACATCAAAAAGGTCGTGAGGGAATTCCCCCCACAGCGCAAAAAAGTCTATCAACTTCGTTTTAACAAAGGACTAAGTTATATAGAAATCGCCCAAAGCATGGAAATATCAGTAAGCACGGTCGAAAAACACCTGATGCGTGCGTTAAAGGATATTCGGGTCAGTCTAAGAGAACTCACACTTTCCTCACTGGCATGCGTGGGATCCGATTCTCTTTTCAAACTATTGGATGCCGTATCATTCCCGGTGTTCAGTTAAGTATATTTTATCATTGAAGCAGGTACTTCGCAGACAAAGGCAATGGGTCGAAATACCACCTGGAAGTCAGCTTAATTGCATTTTCATAAGTACTCTTTGGTCAAATCTTTTCATATTTCCATTTCTTCTAGGAATATATCACCTGCCTCACTCCGGTTTTTCGGCATCAATAACGACACTAGCTTAATCCCTTGCATACCCGGAGAGATTCACATGTCACACAAATCCCGATTTTTTGTAAAAAAATAAATGAGGGTTAAAAATTGACCTTTTCAATCAAATAAAATGTCAATTCAAAAAATATTGGTTTTTATTCTATTCACAATAGAGGATATTCATGTCTGAATTGACATATATAGTATAACACAGAAGTTATGACAAAAACCAATCTCCATCTATTTCAAGACAAGAACTCAGAATTTCTTCCGGGGTCTGAAGATCCTATTGTCCCTGACTTTGTAGGTCAATTGAAGGCGGAAGACCAACAGGCTTTGAAGAAAAAAATATTTGGGGAAATAAAGTCAGGAATCAGAAAGCACGAGGTAAAGATTAAAGTCAAAAAGCGAATTCTTCATAAAACTAAAATAGCCGCCTCTATCCTGCTTCTGGTTGCGGCAAACATAGGGCTTTGGCTGGCACTGAAACAGGAAACACAAACCTACAAAACCGGCGCAAATGAGACCCTGGAAACCGAACTTCCTGATGGGTCTACGGTCTTTATGAACTCCAATTCATTGCTAACCTATTCCTATTCCTGGGCTTTGGGTTTTGACAGGAAAGTCAAGCTGACAGGAGAAGCCTACTTTGACATTGCAAAAGACACGGACTCCAAACGATTTGTAATCAATGAAGGAGAGCTCATGGAAGTGGAAGTCTTTGGGACTGAATTCAACTTCAAAAACCAGCACCCCATCCATAAACTGACACTTATAGAGGGAAGCGTCAAACTTGGCTACCAAAGTGAAGAGGGTAACACCAACCGTATGGTAGCCCCTGGAGAGACAATAAAATTGAACATAGAAAATCATCAAATTGAAACTAAAAAAGTAGCTGATCCAATAAGGCTTCTAGCATGGCAAGACAGAAGGCTGCGGATGCAAGATGAGAGCTTAGAAGATGTGCTCCGCATAGTGACAGAATTGTACGACATCGAATTACATGATCAAAAAATACCACCAACCACCCAACTTATTTCAGGAAGCTTACCACTAACAGACAATCCAAACGAGGTGATCGAAAATATTCAAGTGCTTTTCGATACTAAAATCACCCTAGAACAGAATTCATTAAGAGTACAATAGATTACTGCTTGCCTTTCGGCCGGATCGCAAGCATCAACTTTAACCACAGTCAAAATTAGTTCGAGCAAAAGCTTTGGTGAAGACCTACAGCTAAAATCACACTAGTGAGAGCTGGATAACTATCCTATTCAGTTCTATGAATGATTAGCAATTGACCCAAAATAAATACGAGTTATCATTCTAACCACTAACCTGTTAATCTATGCTCATCAAATTTACCCGCTACCTGTTGGTTGCAGGGGTGACGGGAGTGCTGGCACTCCCAATCTCCACAAAAGGCCAAAATCTCACCCAATCTGCCAAAGGCCCAACTTTCGACCAGAAGTCGGACAGAAAAAACATGGAATCAACGCTAAAGGAGCTCGAAGATCTGTATGCTATATCGATAGCATACCCTTCCTCCCTGATAGATTCAGAAACAAAGATTCCCGCCGCCATTAACTCCAAGCTTACAGCCGAGGAAAACCTGCAACGCATTCTAAAAGGAAGTAAGCTTCACTTTAGGAAAGGCGCCGGAAACTTTTATATGCTTGAACAAACAGCAGATGAAGAAGGGACAGCACCTATCACAACAGGCTTCTCCAATCAGCTACCTACCAATACTCTACGAAAAACAGAGCGCACCATCCAGGGAGTGGTGCTCGACGATGACCAAATGCCTATTCCCGGCGCAAGTATCTTGATCAAAGGCACCATGAATGGTGTAGTAACCGACATAGACGGAAAATTCTCTCTGACACTGGCAGACGATAATCCTGATGCAATTCTGACGGTTTCCTTCATAGGATTCACTACCCAGGAGGTAAAAGTCGGAACCACTTCCATGTTCACTATCACGCTAGAATCATCAGATTTGGCATTAAATGAAGTAGTCGTCACGGCCTTCGGCCTCGAACGGGACAAAAAAGCCCTGGGATATTCCACACAAAGTGTAGATGGAAATGCCCTTACAGAATCTCGTCCCACTAACGTGGCAAACAGTCTCTCAGGACGGGTAGCAGGCGTGCAGGTAACCGGAAATTCCATGCCGGGCAGTGGAGCCCATATTGTAATTAGAGGATCATCCTCAGTAGGTGGAAATAACGAACCATTGGTGGTGGTGGATGGGGTTCCGTTGGAACAAAGCTCAAGCAGGCAATATGGAAACGGCCTCTCTGAAATAAGCCCGGACAATATCAAAGAAATGAGCATTCTGAAAGGCCCCACAGCTGCTGCTTTATACGGTTCTCGTGCGGCCAATGGAGTCATTATGGTTACCACCAAAAACGGGGCAGGGACCAAAGGGCTGGGCATTGAGTTCAACAGCAATATGACTTTTGACAACCCGCTAGTTAAGCCGGATTTCCAGAACATTTACGGTGGCGGTGCCGGCTATAGAACTTGGTATGTAGATGGAAGAAATGGATTCGACGCAGACGGCATCAGGGGAACCGCCGGAGTGGATGAAAGCTGGGGTGCTCCCATGGACGGGAGACTGGTACCGCTTTGGTATTCCGCTCCTGAGAGAGTAGCGTTACTTCCCCAGCCAAACAACTGGGAGGATTTTTGGGAAACAGGCCAAAGCTTCTCCAATACCGTCGCACTTTCCGGAGGAAATGAGCAGGGAAGTTTCCGTCTGGCCATAGGCAGATTGGATCAGACCAGTATTATGGCAGATAATGATTATTACAGAAACAACTTCAAACTAAATACTTCTTATAAATTCATCCCCAAACTCCAGATGAGTGTGAACGCCGAGTACGTCAAATCAGGTTCAGACAACAGGGGATTTACAGGCAGTCAAGACTTTATTTGGGCTCATAGACATACAGATTATACCAAATTGAAAAACTGGGAGGATTACTACGAAGTACAAAGGCAAACTTTCCGGCCTGGAGATGATTACCCCTATGCCAACTGGCAGCATGAATACTTTTCCAATCCATTTTTCAACCAAAAATATTTACCCAATTCGAACGAAAAAGACCGTTTGGTGGGAAGTATTGCGCTTAACTATGATATAAGTGAGCATTTCAGCATCATGGCCAGGTCTGGAACCGACTACTGGAGCGATACCCGAATAAATATCAATAGCGCAGAAAGTTTCAAAAACAATGTCAAAAGATTTGGGTCGTACTCAGAATCAGTATTGACCAGTCAAGAGACAAATAGTGATCTGATTTTGACTTTTAACAAAAATCTGACACAAAGGCTTTCTTTGAAAATACAAGCTGGAGGAATACACAGGGTCAATAACTATAAAAGCACCGGAGTCAGTGTAGGTCAGCTTACCGTTGATGGACTATACAACTTGGGTAATTATGCTAGCCCGGTAGATCCTTCAAGTTTGATTAGAAAAAGAGTTGTGAACAGTGCATTTGGCTCAGCACAATTCGGATACAACAATTATTTGTTTCTGGATGTAACCGGAAGAAATGACTGGTCAAGTACACTTCCAAAATCAAACCTTTCATTCTTCTATCCATCAGTAGCTTTAAGTGCTGTACTGACAGATATTTTCAATGTACAATCTGACTTCCTTTCATTTGCAAAAGTCAGAGCCAGCCTTGCTCAGGTTGGTAGCGATGCGGACCCTTACAAAGTGCAGCAAGTATATACTTCCGAAGGTCTTTGGGCCGGAACTACTCCTATGTATGCTGAATCAAATGAAATTGCAAATAGGACGCTAAAGCCGGAAACTACAAATGGAAAAGAAGTGGGTTTAGACTTGAGGTTTTTTGAAGGAAAAGTAGGATTGGATTTCACTTATTACCATCAATCCACATTCAATCAGATCCTAGCAGTGGCCATTTCTTCAGCATCTGGTTATAGCAATCAGATACTAAATGCAGGCCTTATCACAAACCAAGGAATTGAACTAACAATTAATGCAACTCCTATCAGAACTGCATCAGGGTTCAGTTGGTACACAGCATTGAATTTTGCTAGAAACCGTAACAAAGTAGAAGAGCTAGCCGAAGGACTGGAAAATTTAATTTTGGCTTCGCAAAACTCTTTGACATCTGAAGCTCGTGTAGGTCAGCCTTATGGCTCGCTCTATGGAAGAAGGTATTTAAGAAGCCCAGGAGGAGAACTCATTTACAACAATGGCCTACCTATTTTGGAAGAAGGGACTTTTGTTTTGGGAAATATCCAACCTGATTGGATTGGGGGCTGGACCAACTCATTTACATACAAAGGCCTTGAAATCAACACCCTAATCGATGTGAAAATGGGCGGGGATATATTTGACGTGGGTACCGGACTCGCAAGAAAAACAGGTCAATACGCCGAAACAACCGCTGGACGTGAAGAGGGAGTAATCGGACAGGGGGTAAAGAACATAGGAACTTCAGAGGAGCCTGTGTATGTAGCAAACGACGTAATCGCAAATGCTACTACTTTCTGGAATTCACAGAATCCACGAACCTACCACGAAGCTGGCATTTTTGACGGCTCCTTTATCAAGCTTCGTGAACTCTCTCTTGGCTATGTATTCCCTAAAAATTTCATGGGTAATAAGTTCATCCAAACCATGAAACTCTCCTTTGTGGGTCGAAATCTGGCTATTCTTTATAAAAACCATCCGCATATGGATCCGGAAGTAGATATGAAAGGCGGCAATGGACAGGGATTCGCTTATGGACAAATGCCCACTACACGTAATATGGGATTCAATCTTAATGTGACATTCTGACCTAATCTTCTACTTATTAAGAACTTATCATGAAAAGACTATACATCTCCTCCATCGCAATACTTCTGTTAACGTTCGGCACAATATCTTCTTGTACCGGGGATTTTGAAGAAATCAATACAAACCCTAACGATCCCATTTCTGTATCCCCATCCTTGCTTTTACCCAATGCTATTCAAATAGTAGTGGACAGGTACTGGGGACATAGCACCCGATACGAAAGGTTAAATATCGACGCGGCCATGTGCTGGATCCAGCATCTCTCAAGGAATATTTACATCAATGCCGAGGGAGATAGCTATGAAATACCCCTCACTATCTCTTCAGGAACTTGGAACAATCTTTACAGAGAATCCCTGATCAATTTTGAAAAGGTCAAAACATTGTCAGGACCGGGCGGGTCCTACGAAAACACCAACTATGTGGGCATTGCTATGGTCATGCAGGCATTTACCTATGCATATTTAACTGATGTATTTGGACCTATCCCCTACTCAGAAGCATTGAAAGGTACGGCAGAAGAAGCCATAAATTCTCCAAAATATGATTCCATGGAGGAAGTATATGCAGGCATTCTAGCCGATTTGACTGAAGCAAATGACCATCTCTCTACTTCTGGTCCGGCAGTAGTCGGAGACATCATGTTTAATGGAGACATCATGAAATGGAAGCGTTTCGCCAATTCACTTGCGTTGAGAATCGCCAATAGACAAGCGGTCAAAAAGCCCGCAGAATCAAAGGAAATCATGACTCGAATACTGGCTGACCCTGCAAAATACCCGATTATAGAAAGTAATTCTCAGACAGCGGAATTAATTCACTTCGATGTAATCGGCAGCAGAAACAAGATGTTTGATGTGTTCTCCACCCGTTCGGATTGGAACATCAGTACTACGCTAATTGACGAACTACTTGCTCTTGATGACGAGAGGATCACGGTATATGCACAGCCATTGGAAGACGGCACCTATGCAGGTCTTCCCAACGGGCTGACCGATGCGGCAGCCGGCAACTTCAATGCCTCCAGAATTGGACTTAAATACCTGGATCCTACTGCCCCCAGCGTCTTGATGACTTATGCAGAAGTGGAGTTTATCAAAGCAGAGGCAGCTCTGGACGGAGATATAGAGGGAGACGCTGCCCAATTTCTTGAAAGTGCGATCAAAGCATCCTTTAATCAACAAGGACTTACTATGCCAGACGATTACATGAGCCGCATAGGCGGGGTAACAAAAGAAAGCATCATGACCCAAAAGTGGATTGCACTTTTCGGACAAGGAGTCGAAGCATGGAATGAATACCGCCGCACAGGCTATCCTGTGATGCCTGCTCCCCACCCAAACTCAGTGTTTTCCAACGACGGAGTGCTTCCCACAAGAATAGAATACCCTACTTCAGAATACTCTCTCAACAAAGCAAATCTCGACGAGGGTGTAAGCAAACTAGGTGGTGCCGATAACATGAGAACCCCGCTCTGGTGGGTAGAATAATCCAAATCGATCTACACTTATTAAAATCTATATGAAAAAGTCATTCAACATATATTTAGTACTGGCAGCTTTTGCCACTATTGCTTTCACCCAGTCCTGTGTGGAAGCTGAAGATTTGGTGACCCCAAATGTGGCCGCACCTGTTTTGGTTCTGCTTGAAGGAACTTCCTTCGACGCAGAATCTCCTGTGACTGTTGGTTCCAAATTCTTGGAACTTGACAAAACCAACATCCTCGACCACACCAAGGGTATAGACTCCATTCCTGTCCCCAACCTTGATATCGCTGTCTTCATCAATAACACCGATGAAATAGCCAAACTGATCACCGACACAAGCGGCAGTGCCGAACTGATCATTTCCTGGGCTGATCTGGGGTTGGCGGAAGCCAAAAGTGGCAACCAGGTTCGATTGGAATTCACAGGGACTTACAAAAACGTAGCATTCAGGAAGTATCATACAGTAAGAGTCAACTAATATACTATTCATAAAACCAAAAATTCATTCCTACAAATCTTTCCACAAACTCATTAAAAAAAGCTATGAACCACTCTATTAACAGAAGAAATTGGATCAAATCCAGCCTTATGGCTGTGGGAACAATGGCTGTAGCCCCGGCTTTCGCCCTTCCAAAAAACAAAGCACTGGCTGCTTATCAGCCAGACTCTATTCTTAATGAGCACATCCCAACTTTCCGATACGACGAGGCCCGGCTTGTTGCGAAACTAAATGCAAATGAGAATCCATACGGTCCATCTCCTAAAGTGATCAAAGCCATTACGGACTCTATCACTTTGGGTAACCGGTATGGCCATGGCGAGGCTAAGGTACTTATTGATATGATCGCCGAAAAAGAAGGTGTAAGTCCAGATCATATTATGTTATCTCCCGGATCATCAGACATACTTGAAAAGACAGCGTTTGTGCAATTCATGAACGGAGGCAATGTAGTATCAGCGGATCCTTCCTACATGTCCTTGATGAATACTGCCCAAAAACTTGGGGCAACCTGGAAGCCTGTTTTATTGACTGGAGATTATCAGCATGATCTGGATGGTATGGCCAAAGCTGTGGACTCGGAGACCAACCTGGTATACATCTGTAATCCAAACAACCCTACAGGATCTATCACCGATGCCAAGAAACTCAGAGCATTTTGCTCTTCCGTATCCGAGAAAACACCTGTATTCGTAGATGAAGCCTATCTGGAATTTCTGGAAAAACCCGAAGAAAGCTCTATGGTGGGGCTTGTGGCCGAGGGCAAAGACGTAATGATTGCCAGAACATTCTCCAAAGTCCACGGAATGGCGGGACTCCGAATCGGATATTTAGTTGCACTTCCAGAGCGGATTGAAAGCATCACTTCTAAAGTGAGAAGCACTATGGGACTTTGCGTCACCTCATTAAACGGTGCTATTGCAAGCATGAAAGACCCTGGCTTCCTCTCAAAATGTAGAAGCATGAATACCGAATGCAGAGAATACACCAAAGGCGAAATCGCTTCCCTTGGATACGATATCATCCCTTCACATACAAGTTTTATGATTTTCCCGCTTCGCATGGACGGACAGCCATTTATGAAAGGCATGTACGACAGCGGCGTAGGCATCAGAGTATTCAATATTGACAACAAACCGTGGTGTAGAGTAAGTATGGGAACCATGGGCGAAATGGAAATTTTCGTCGATGCTTTCAAAAAAGTAACTGCCTAAGAGTATAACCAACTATGAGTATTGCACTTCAGAAGACCCTATCGCTGCTCCTGTTAATAGTTATCGGGATATTTCTCCAGAAAAAACTACAAAATGAGGATCAGAAAAAGGGGTTAAAGACTATAATTCTAAACATCGCCTTACCGGCAATGATTTTTGTTGCGTTGTTGAAAATCGAAATCAATCCGGATCTGCTGATTCTTCCCGTTTTGGCTTTAATCTTCAATATCGTGATGATTTTCCTTACCAAGTATTCCTTGCCGTTTTTTGGCATCAAGGCAAATACTCCGGCTATGCGAACACTGATGCTGCTTCTCCCTTCTCTGGCTCCGGGACTGACATGTTTCCCATTCATAGTAGAATATCTGGGCGATGACGTGCTGGCCTGGGCAGCGCTTGCAGACATTGGAAATAAGCTATTTGTATTGGTTTTAGCCTATTTGCTCGCCATGTCTTGGTATTACAAAAACCAAAAGCTGGAAGCTAGGTCTAATGGACAAAAGGTCAAAGAATTGCTGATAACCATGGTAAGCGAGCCTATCAATCTCGTTATTCTAGTCGCTATAGTTCTACTCAGCTTCGGATTCAACATGGAAAGTATGCCGGCATTTCTTGGCGAGTCCATCCTTATGATGAAGGACATGATGACTCCTTTGGTTTTGATTTTCATAGGAGTAGCTGTGATTTTCAAATGGGATCAATTACGTATGATTACCTCCATACTCACTTTCAGAGCAGGATTTACATTTCTGCTAAGTGGTCTCTTTATCTGGCTGGTACCTATGCCCTCGGAGGCCGCCGTATTACTTGCTGTGGTATTCCCGCAGAGCGCAGTGAGTTTTTGGCCATTTGCCCATATGTCGGCTATCAGAAAGTTTGAATATGAAAATGAAGTCCAGAAGAACAATCCAACCTTTGATCTTGAATTGGGGATCAATGTGCTGGCTGTATCCATGCCCTTCAGCACCTTACTGGTGCTAGGGGTATTCACTTCCGGCAGCTATTTCACATCCCCTCTTCACGTATTATCAATTGGCGCATTACTAGTAGGAGCAGCTTTATTGCCAAAAGCCATACAATTGATCAAGAGCTCCGATTTCAGCTTTGACTCAGTTAGAGAAAAAGTACTGAAAGACAGCTCAGCGGAGTAACACAAGTTGGGTTAATAGAATATATCCGATAGGTCTGATCAAATGAAAATGCCCGAGCTTTGCTTGGGCTTTTTTGATGCAATTTATTGTATGCCCAAAAGCTGACCCCAAACGCACAATTCCTGCGGGTTTTGAAAAGGGCGCCTATTGCTTTACACTTATCACAAGCTTGGGACAATTCACGGACAAGTTGAAAAATGTATTGAAATTATTCGATTGGGTATATATCAATTTCCTTTTAAATTGAATCTCCAAACACAACACGACATGCGCAAACTCAGTCTGGCTCTTGCCAATTTAATCATCCTTTTCACTAGTGTTTCTTGCCAAAACAAAGTGGAAAAAAACCTTCCTGAGCTTTCTCAGGAATTTACGACAATTCTGGATGCTCACGGTGACTGGCGAAAATGGCGCAACGCCAAAGCTGAAAGCTATGCCATGATCCATGAGGGAGTTATGACTGAGGAAAATGCATTCATCAATCTGGACAGTAGGAAAATACGGCTATCAACTACAGAATTTGAGATTGGTTTTGACGGGAAACAGACTTGGATTAGCCCAAACAGAGAAGCCTACAAAGGAAAATCCGTTAAGTTTTATCACAATTTGTACTTCTATTTTTTCAATATTCCCTATGTATTTACAGATCCCGGTGTGACGGTGGAGAAAATAGCCGACAAATCCCTTAATGGTAAAAAGTATCCGACTTTTCAAGCCAAGTTTGAGCCAAGCACGGGCTATAGCCCGAAAGACCAATATTTCATGCTGATCAACCCGGAAACCAACCGACTTGAGTACCTTCTCTATAACGTCACCTATTTCGGTGATGAAAGTCCACCGCTCAATGCACTGAAATATGAGGATTACCGCAATGCTGACGGAGTTTACTTCCCGAGAATCCTTACCGGGTACACTTTTGAAAACGACTCTACCAAGAACATAAGATATCAAGTCACTTTTGCCGATGCCTTACTTCTGGAAGAAGAGTTTGATTCAGAGATTTTTGACAAACCTACAAATGGAGTTTTCGCAGACTAACCCGGTAAAAATTCCAACCCGTTAATTCTGGGTTTGACTTTGGGTCTGAACGGTATGATTATCCCTGATCGTGAAGAAATTAGAGTCCACCAGATTAGAAATCCCATTGATCTTCATCTGAAGATTATCGAGATATTCGTGTAGTCCAAAACCTATAATTTCACTTACTTCGGCAAACTCCAACCTTGACCGAAGCTCACCCATAGCCTTTTCTGCCGAGTTCATATATCCACCTCCCATATTTCCGGAGATATTGTGGAGGCATTTTTCAGCTTCTTTGATACAGTAATATATAGATCTGGGGAAATACTTGTTCAATACCAGAAACTCCACCACGCAAGATGAGTCAATATTCCCGTACAACCTGCGGTAGGTATTGAATGCGGTAACTGATTTCAGCAAAGCCATCCAATGCAGAAAATCAAGAGGCGTGCCCACTTCCTGATCCGAGGGCAATAAGATGTGGTATTTCACATCCAATATCCTGGAAGTCTTATCCGCTCGCTCCAGGTATTGACCAAGTTGCCTGAAATACCAACCTTCGATCCTCGCCACACTGCTATCTGCGATACCATAGATCAGCAAAATCTGGTTTTTTACTTTCTCGAAAAACGGCCTGGGGTCTTCTTTTTTCCAAACCTTTCTTTCCAAACCTTCCTGCATCATATAGTAAAGCTCGTTGGCTTTTTCCCACGTCTCCTTGTTCAGATTTTCACGGATAATCCGTGCATTTTCCCTCGCATTCTTTATTGTGGAAAGCATAGAGTTGGGGTTCTCAGCATCGAATCCCAAGAAAAACAGCACCTGATTTCTCTCATAGCCCTTGAACCTTGACTCATAAAGCTCTAAGTCTCCGGTGGCTGCGATCAGCGGATGCCACTGTTCTTTCAAATCTACAGGCAGATCTTGCATCAGATTGAAATTCACATCTATAAATCTCGCGTAATTCTCCGCACGCTCCAGGTATCTTCCCAGCCAATAAATACTATTCGCTACTCTGCTTAGCATATTCTATCTCTTTATTAATATAAAACCCAAGTATCCTTACTTCCCCCACCTTGGGAGCTGTTTACCACGAGTGACCCCTTCTTGAGAGCCACCCGGGTCAATGCACCCGGAATTACTTCTATCTCCT contains:
- a CDS encoding DUF6503 family protein, which gives rise to MRKLSLALANLIILFTSVSCQNKVEKNLPELSQEFTTILDAHGDWRKWRNAKAESYAMIHEGVMTEENAFINLDSRKIRLSTTEFEIGFDGKQTWISPNREAYKGKSVKFYHNLYFYFFNIPYVFTDPGVTVEKIADKSLNGKKYPTFQAKFEPSTGYSPKDQYFMLINPETNRLEYLLYNVTYFGDESPPLNALKYEDYRNADGVYFPRILTGYTFENDSTKNIRYQVTFADALLLEEEFDSEIFDKPTNGVFAD
- a CDS encoding alpha-E domain-containing protein, which encodes MLSRVANSIYWLGRYLERAENYARFIDVNFNLMQDLPVDLKEQWHPLIAATGDLELYESRFKGYERNQVLFFLGFDAENPNSMLSTIKNARENARIIRENLNKETWEKANELYYMMQEGLERKVWKKEDPRPFFEKVKNQILLIYGIADSSVARIEGWYFRQLGQYLERADKTSRILDVKYHILLPSDQEVGTPLDFLHWMALLKSVTAFNTYRRLYGNIDSSCVVEFLVLNKYFPRSIYYCIKEAEKCLHNISGNMGGGYMNSAEKAMGELRSRLEFAEVSEIIGFGLHEYLDNLQMKINGISNLVDSNFFTIRDNHTVQTQSQTQN